TCTTCAGTCTCAAGGGCGACCTGTTCGTGGCCCCGTTCATGCACCCTGTGGTGAACGCCGTGACCTCGGCCACGCCGCTCGGGCTGCTGAAGTTCGAGGGCAAGGGATCGGCGCTCGCGAGCCTGGTGATCGGCAACCGGGGTGGCTCGATCGGCGAGACCGCGGCGCTGGTGATCCTGGCCGGCGGCGTGTACCTGGCGTCGCGCAACTATCTCAACTGGCGGATCCCGGCGAGCATCCTGCTGACGGTGGCGGCATTCAGCGCGATCGTGCACGCCATCGATCCGTCCAAGCCCGACGCGATGTTCATGCTCTTCTCGGGCGGGTTGATGCTCGGCGCGGTGTACATGGCCACCGACATGGTCACGTCGCCGGTGACCAACGGCGGGCGCTGGGTGTTCGGCGTGGGCGTCGGGATCCTGGTGGTGGTGATCCGCATCTGGGGCGGGCTGCCCGAAGGCGTGATGTACGCCATCCTGTTCATGAACGCGCTGGTGCCGTTCATCAACCGGGCCACGCAGCCGCGGGTGTTCGGCACCACGCC
This sequence is a window from Gemmatimonadaceae bacterium. Protein-coding genes within it:
- a CDS encoding RnfABCDGE type electron transport complex subunit D, which gives rise to MPPRLIVTASPHLKPADSTPRIMWNVVWSLVPVIVAAAWFFGVSALLVIAAATLGAIAAERVFGRGGSLADGSAAITGLLLGLTLPAGMPLWMVFLGGAFGIGFGKAVWGGLGQNVFNPALVGRAFLQASFPVAITTWPTVGGSFFSLKGDLFVAPFMHPVVNAVTSATPLGLLKFEGKGSALASLVIGNRGGSIGETAALVILAGGVYLASRNYLNWRIPASILLTVAAFSAIVHAIDPSKPDAMFMLFSGGLMLGAVYMATDMVTSPVTNGGRWVFGVGVGILVVVIRIWGGLPEGVMYAILFMNALVPFINRATQPRVFGTTPRATT